A window from Burkholderiales bacterium encodes these proteins:
- the cmk gene encoding cytidylate kinase, giving the protein MIAIDGPSASGKGTIAQGVARALGFHYLDSGALYRLVALAARRQGIGLSDPQALAALAQGLEATFDGDQVILEGERVTDAIRSEEVSQAASRVAALAPVRSALLARQRAFRQPPGLVAEGRDMGTQVFPDARLKIFLTASAEERARRRYKQLMDKGMRVSMSDLVREIAERDRRDRERAVAPLRQAEDAVLIDTTSLTVDEIVRAVVERYRSLAPC; this is encoded by the coding sequence GTGATCGCCATCGACGGCCCTTCCGCCTCGGGCAAGGGAACCATTGCCCAGGGGGTGGCCCGGGCCCTCGGGTTCCATTACCTGGACAGTGGCGCCCTCTACCGCCTGGTGGCCCTGGCCGCCCGGCGCCAGGGCATCGGGCTTTCCGACCCGCAGGCGCTGGCGGCCTTGGCCCAGGGGCTCGAGGCCACCTTCGACGGCGACCAGGTGATCCTGGAAGGGGAGCGGGTGACCGACGCGATCCGCAGCGAAGAGGTGTCCCAGGCCGCCTCCCGGGTGGCCGCCCTGGCACCGGTGCGCTCCGCCCTCCTCGCGCGGCAGCGGGCCTTCCGGCAGCCGCCGGGGCTGGTGGCCGAAGGGCGGGACATGGGCACCCAGGTCTTTCCCGACGCGCGGCTCAAGATCTTTCTCACCGCCAGCGCCGAGGAACGGGCTCGGCGCCGTTATAAGCAGTTGATGGACAAAGGAATGCGTGTTAGCATGAGCGACCTCGTTAGGGAGATCGCCGAGCGCGACCGCCGGGACCGCGAACGGGCCGTGGCGCCCTTGAGACAGGCCGAGGACGCAGTCCTGATCGATACCACCTCGCTCACCGTCGACGAGATCGTGCGGGCGGTGGTGGAGCGCTATCGGTCCCTGGCGCCGTGTTGA
- a CDS encoding hypothetical protein (possible pseudo, frameshifted) encodes MSTLYRVNPGGAVRGRLRVPGDKSISHRAIMLGSIAEGTTRITGFLEGEDALATMNIFRALGVPIEGPAQGRVMVHGVGPRGLRAPVRELDCGNSGTSMRLLAGLLAGQPFTSVLTGDASLRRRPMRRVTEPLARMGARIETAPEGRPPLTVYGTTRLKGVEHTLRVASAQVKSALLLAGLYASGRTCVTEPAPTRDHTERMLRAFGYPVLSSGSTVCVEGGGKLTACEIEVPADISSAAFFLVAGSIAPGSDLTLTHVGVNPSRTGVLEILRRMGANITFVNPREVGGEPVADLRVRHAPLKGIEVPPELVPLAIDEFPVLFVAAACAEGETLVTGAEELRVKESDRIAVMAEGLRRLGVDAQPMPDGMRIRGGAYGGGVVDSHGDHRVAMAFAVAALRAGGPIEILDCANVATSFPGFVPAARSVGLDIEEHKG; translated from the coding sequence ATGAGCACCCTCTATCGCGTCAACCCCGGCGGTGCGGTGCGCGGCCGGCTGCGGGTCCCCGGGGACAAATCGATTTCCCACCGGGCCATCATGCTGGGCTCCATCGCCGAGGGCACGACCCGGATCACGGGCTTCCTGGAAGGCGAGGACGCCCTGGCCACCATGAATATCTTCCGGGCCCTGGGCGTGCCCATCGAGGGCCCGGCGCAAGGCCGCGTCATGGTGCATGGCGTGGGCCCGCGGGGGCTGCGGGCGCCGGTCCGGGAGCTGGACTGCGGCAACTCCGGCACCTCCATGCGGCTGCTGGCGGGGCTGCTGGCGGGGCAGCCGTTTACCTCCGTGCTCACCGGGGACGCATCTCTGCGGCGGCGCCCCATGCGGCGCGTGACCGAGCCCCTGGCGCGCATGGGGGCACGCATCGAAACGGCTCCCGAGGGCCGGCCGCCCCTCACGGTCTACGGCACCACCCGGCTCAAGGGCGTGGAGCACACCCTGCGAGTGGCGAGCGCCCAGGTGAAGTCCGCCCTCTTGCTGGCGGGCCTCTACGCCAGCGGGCGCACCTGCGTGACCGAGCCGGCCCCCACCCGGGACCATACCGAACGGATGCTGCGCGCCTTCGGCTATCCGGTTCTCTCCTCCGGTTCCACCGTGTGCGTGGAAGGGGGCGGCAAGCTCACCGCCTGCGAGATCGAGGTGCCCGCGGACATCTCCTCCGCCGCCTTTTTCTTGGTGGCGGGAAGCATCGCGCCGGGGTCCGATCTAACCCTCACCCACGTGGGGGTCAATCCTTCCCGCACCGGCGTGCTGGAAATCTTGAGGCGCATGGGCGCCAACATCACCTTCGTGAACCCGCGGGAGGTGGGGGGAGAGCCGGTGGCCGATCTGCGGGTGCGGCACGCGCCGCTTAAGGGCATCGAGGTGCCGCCCGAGCTGGTGCCCCTCGCCATCGACGAGTTCCCGGTGCTGTTCGTCGCCGCGGCCTGCGCGGAGGGCGAGACCCTGGTGACCGGCGCCGAAGAGCTGCGGGTGAAGGAAAGCGACCGCATCGCCGTGATGGCCGAGGGGCTGCGCCGCCTGGGGGTGGATGCACAGCCGATGCCCGACGGCATGCGCATCCGGGGCGGCGCCTACGGGGGCGGAGTGGTGGACAGCCACGGCGACCACCGGGTGGCCATGGCCTTCGCCGTGGCGGCCCTGCGGGCCGGCGGGCCCATCGAGATCCTGGATTGCGCCAACGTGGCCACCTCGTTTCCGGGGTTCGTTCCCGCGGCCCGCAGCGTGGGCCTGGACATCGAAGAGCATAAGGGGTAG